The sequence below is a genomic window from Dermacentor andersoni chromosome 6, qqDerAnde1_hic_scaffold, whole genome shotgun sequence.
CTCGACTCGTCCACTGAGACGTCAGCGTCTTATGCGCTGGCAGTCAGAATGGTACGAGGGCAAGGAAAACAAGGAATGAGCATTGCAACCTCATTATAACAAAAATATCTATGAAATAAAGTTGTCGCCGATGGTGGCGAAAACTGCAATTCCTGTTTGAACGCGAGTAAATGGCAAACGAGGTCGAGTCAGGCTCAGTGTGCCAAATTTCTGATTAGACGCGCACGCATCGGTAACATGTTAACTCAGCCGTGATTATATtgtgcttagtgttacactgacgaacatgAAGGACATAGCGCTCgttagtgtaacactaagcgcgaTATAGCCGTGTACGTCTACCAACAAACCCCGTTCATGGCTTTACTAGATACATGTTAACCGATGTGCCGACCATCAATGAACCTCTTAGACGCCGGCATAGGTCACGGAGTATTAACAACACGACCATGCCGTACACTTCGAATGACTTTGCAAAAGCATTAACaattcgctgcaaaaaaaaagttagatgAAGCATGGTCTACAAAAATAGTCTATGATTCAAGTTACGGAGCAGTCAACTGAAATTGGGGCTTggatgtggttttttttttttttttttttttttttttactcgtaaCATATCAAGTGCCATGTTTCGCGCAGTGCAGCTATAAGGACGCTGAAAGAAGCGACTGCCTAATACAAATGTACCACGATGCATTTACTGTGCCAGTGCGAAAGACAGCTGCAACGTACTCATGGCGAGGAAGCGGAAGacgtcacgcaaaaaaaaaaaaaaaagaataaccaaGAAGCAATCAATAGGAAGCTAATTGTATAAAAACGGTTGCTTTATTGCAAGTTACACATGCAGAGCCTGTCATCGCGTAATACATATCCTAAAATTTCAACGCCGGAATGACCAAACGCGAAAGCTTATTACAGGCCAATTATTCAATCCGTGGCGGAGCGCTAGCTACGCAGCTACGATGGAAGGTGTGTCCCCTGGGAGCAGCAGCTGCGTTGTGGTTGCGTCCGCCGGAAACTTGCCCGTTGACGTTCGGACGTCGTAGGTACCGCTGCGCTGCTAGATTCGGTCGTGTTTTGGAGGCCGCCAGACCGAAACCAAATCGTGATAGTGTCGAGACCCGTAGCAGAGGTGGACACGTCCGACACCGGAGTAACCGAGGCGTCTGTACCTGGCGCAGTGAGTAGAACACCAGTGCGGCCAACGAGGTCAGCATTAGCGGGCGTTGATGCAGGCTGGGTGGTAGCAGCGACAGATTCGGCAGCAACGGCGAACGACGATGTGGCGTTATCCTGTCCGGGTTCGGAGAACTGCAGAGAGGCCATGTCGACGCCGGCAGGAACAACGGCAGACAGATTCACGGAGGGCAAAGAGCCGGCATGTACTGCGGGAACCAGGACAGGAACGGATACGACGGTCATCGGCATAGCCGAGTTTGGAACACTTTGCGGGGTTGCATGACCTTGAATAGGGTGAACCTGGTGGTTGGGGGCCTGCTCATGAGTCGCATGGTTGTTTACCTGGCCGCCGTGGTGGCTCTGAATAGCGTGATGGTGAGCTTGCCCGCCGTGCTGGTGCAGGTGCGCGTGGTGAGCAGAGTGTTGGTGGGATTGGTGTAGGTGAAGCTGCGACGTGCGGTTGAGCCAGAGCGATGCGTTCTGCAAGACGGTGACAACGGGGTCGACAAGTTGGTCCACGGCCGTCCTGACGCGGGACTTAAGATTAGACAGGGCGTCCTGCGAGGAGGAGATGACCGAAGACGCCGCAACCGGTGGGGAGCCGGCTGTGTTAGAAGCAGGGAGGTTGTTTGAAGGCTGGGCTGGCTGTGCACCGGACGGGCCAACGGGAACCTTGACAACTTGGCAGACGAGAACAGATACTGAGGCGTCGTCCTCGACAAGAACCTGGTGACCGTGGTCGGCGGTGTGGTGTTGAGCGCCCGGAAAGACGTGATGCTGATGGGCGGCGTGATGATGAGTAGCGGCGCCGTGCTCCAGATGATGCGACGAGCCAAAAGTCCTGGCCGATGGTGCACCTCGCGCGAGCATAGCGAAGGCGGATACCAAGAACAAGGCAGCCCAATGCATTTTTTTTGTGGTGTCGGATTCCTGCGTGTAAGGAAAAGTACATTAAAAGCGAAACAATATTTAAGCTTTAAAACAAGCCTAGATTCCCATTAATATAcaaagcaaacaagaacacaaaAGCATACGTACCGCTCCCTTTCCAGTGCTGAAATTCCAGGAGTGCTGCTCTTCTTCAATGTACTGCCGTTTTATAAGCTTCTTTCGACAGGGTTGTGCACTGCGATTGGCTGAACCTTATCGCACAGTTGTATGCATCACTATCACTTCGTCGGCTCGCAGTGGTGTACGCCTCTAAGCATCGTGAACGAGAATAAGAACGTGTTTcgtgacctttctttttttaatccacGCTAGTTTCGATGTCGGGACTTCATGTCTTTAGAAATGCCAGATATGGCATCACTCCCATCTAGCATCTGCAATAACATCGTAGGACGATCGTAGAATGTCAGTCGGGGTCATCTTAACATTCCTCTCTATAGATGAAACAGTAATTTCAAAATTATTAATACAGTACTTATTTCTGGCCAGCAAGTTTTATTTCTTCATATTTTGAAGTGCAACGTGTGCTTAATAACCATATTTATTGAATCAGGGGCAAAAATACAGTGTGTAATTTGCTAACGTACGTGTTTTAATGAGCCCCGCGCGAGCTAGGAGATTTCAACGTTGTACGAAAAAGACTGCAATTATTATAATTGGTCACGCGCCTGATGTTGTGGCGGATACCGTAGTGACTCGGAAATACCTTTTAAAAATCAAATATTGGGGTTTATCAGCATAAAACAATGTACGGACCAATACGCATGCCTCAGTGATGTGCTCCACTGCAGAATTTACTTCGCATGCAAAATGCAAACTTTACTTCCATAGCGAATTATTCcttaaagagaaataaaaaaaataaagaaagaagaatttTTCAAATGATCATTCCTTGTGTTCGTGCATTTTGAAGGTcgaacaacaaaacaaataaaaaaaacattgagtCGCTAACGGACGCACTGCAGGAAACATAGCATGGCTTGCAGCCCTGTCATTACCGGATTCCAAGTATTGCTATAAGGTAAAACAGCGTTATGATCAACTTGCCTAAATCAAATTTCTCCTTATATTGCGTGATTCGTTAACATTGTGAACCTACACCGAGAATATATATAGCTGAATTTTGATTTACGTCAAACGAAAATTATATCCACGCGCAATAAATCAAATTCAGCTCAACGCTAAGCGGCTGCGCAAGTTTACTTTGCCGCACAGGAGAAGCAGATCGCACACACTGTAGGAATatatgttatgcgaagcagtttGCTGGTGGCCTTATACCCAGCATCATTTGTGATTAGGCAGAGTTGCCAGGTGGAGCAACTTGTTTCTGTAAGACGAAGAGGTTTATGTGCCAGACGCGAGCACGTATGTGACGACAGAAGCAAGACGACTGTGACGCCGACGGTAACTACGATCTGTTTACAACGGCCGTTCGACGTGAGCTTACGAACATGCCGGCAGTTGGGTTCTACATTGGTGCTGGACGAGCTTCAAGGGCCCTTCACCAGACCCCATAGAAAATTTGGGTTATACGCTGAaaattgttacgtgtcctctagggagcgttcccCGCAAAAATATTTCATGTCGGCTTATtagtagccgagatagaaatatttcattgccgcgaacccatgatttcagcaggcgggctccactgcatagcgagactccctctccactcgccccgtctagccttcgcaagcgaaattccttccctttgttctcccatgccggacatcgaggatcgcgtgacgcacacgtcacgggccccgccaacacttttttttttcctgtttttcggTGATGCGCATTTCCGCTGGCGGCGTTGTGCGCGAACGgttatcgtttcgcgcagcgcacgattttgcgcgctgtgcacaagggcacatgactagcggtataattcagtgatgcacgaatactgaggcagaacaaatggatcgcagagcatgatcacgcgctggaacacggtagaaaatggcatagtttcggcacCTGCGCatgtgaccgcacgaccgcgCAAACGAGCAAaagaagcggaagtacatctctcttgcttcggtgcgaagtaaagcaaaaaacacgcagacattgcgtttgtgtgttttatttctctaaagttcaattcgtcaattcaagcaacaggtcacacaaataacagatggtgcttTGAAtcattcttgaagtcacgtgtcaccccgagcgacgtcacactgcggagacgatcacgtaggcgcagggacgcgtgtacgtcatcctcaggcttggagcgcggcggccgcgaggagaaggaaaaacggcgtgcCTAATCAAATTTAAGATCCTTCCGCGGCacgtagtgatgtaatactttgcagacatgatcgttatgacacaatgtatgctctgcgcttgtcagctcgaaatggccagacctggtgaggggccttttaagcgAAAGAAACACGAATTGCGACGTCATCAGCAGCAACGCGTTAAACAAGCGTACTACACACCTATGTCTATGGGATGCGGTGTATGCTAAAATGATGGCGACCTTTGCGTTCCGGGGATCGAGCGTTAAAGACCAGTTCGACAACCCGACATGAATGCGGCACAGTGTCACACAGTGTATGGAGCGTTACATGCTACGAGGAaaacgtgagccgatcccggagacagggCTGCAGTATAGGAATGTTGGCTGCTCCGGCGGGTACGTGTGGTTCTACAATGAAcctttctgacgccaacttgTGCCACTGCGTATAAaaaccaaaacagaaaacgaacACAGTTGAACGTGAATACCAAGCTAAAAAACAATGTAAAAAGGAGTGGAGGAAGACAGAAGCTGGACtagcaactgaattttttttattgcaacaaaTCACAAATATCCGATAGTCCTACGGCGCATGCGTAGAAATGATCACAAGGACTAACGCAATAATCTAGAAACCAGAATGATATAGAAACAAGTTACCCCATATGCTACCGCTGCATACGGATGTACGCGCCGGAGGGTACTCCATATTGCCTGCAATAAAGAGCCAGTTTGTACAGCTCCGTCCCGTGATCGTGTATGCTTACGCAAGTTGGTTATTTAAATTTAATCATGCGCCAATACGCGCGGTTTTCGACTTACCAATAGCCCCATGCCAAGCATTTCAAATCGTAGCGCAGCACGTCGCAAGACCGTTAACCGTTCGCTGCAGTACAGTTATGATTTACAAGAACAACACTCTGCCAAACCGTGAACCCTTCACCTAAAATAAATCAGAACTCCAGAGAAGCCTAATGAACTAActcctttgtttttctttagcATAGATATGAAGCTCGATGTTTCGGAGCACGCAGCCATGTGGAcgctggaagatcagcgaagcaTTGTACGATGGAACGTGTCAATAGCTTTCGCTGTTCTAGAGCGAAAGATGTACCTGGGACGCACGCAGAGGAACTGAGGCAAATAAAAAGCGAATAAAAGCAAGCTGCGTGCATAAAAACAGCCGGGTTTATTGCCACTTTTACATGCGGCATTGTAAAAGCAAAATACCCACGCTAAAGGTCATCTGGTGCAATGCCAACTGTGTGTGTACAGCGATTTTTCTGAAATACTAATCACGGCTGTATCGCC
It includes:
- the LOC126521933 gene encoding uncharacterized protein; this encodes MHWAALFLVSAFAMLARGAPSARTFGSSHHLEHGAATHHHAAHQHHVFPGAQHHTADHGHQVLVEDDASVSVLVCQVVKVPVGPSGAQPAQPSNNLPASNTAGSPPVAASSVISSSQDALSNLKSRVRTAVDQLVDPVVTVLQNASLWLNRTSQLHLHQSHQHSAHHAHLHQHGGQAHHHAIQSHHGGQVNNHATHEQAPNHQVHPIQGHATPQSVPNSAMPMTVVSVPVLVPAVHAGSLPSVNLSAVVPAGVDMASLQFSEPGQDNATSSFAVAAESVAATTQPASTPANADLVGRTGVLLTAPGTDASVTPVSDVSTSATGLDTITIWFRSGGLQNTTESSSAAVPTTSERQRASFRRTQPQRSCCSQGTHLPS